In the Schistosoma mansoni strain Puerto Rico chromosome 7, complete genome genome, TGTTCTACACTATTCTATATTCATGAAAATTCGTTTTTGTGTTTTTCTCTTTTTGGAACTAATTAAATTAAGGAACAAGAAATGTCTGAAATAGTAATTCAAGAAATGGTTGATACAGAACGTGAACGTTATTTTAAACTAAAAGATTTAAATGCTCATCTTTTAAATCAATTGAATGAAGGTCAAATGGAATTAGAAAGATTGAATACAAGGAAAGCTGAACTTGAAGAAGAACTAATTACATCACCGGTAAATTTTAAAGACAATTAATACTTGTAGTACCACAAAAACTACTAATATTAACAATACTATTGATAATCATATAATTCAATACTTGATGCTTCGATGGATACACTATGTACCTTTCAGTTCCGTATGTAAAAAACTCTAAGAAGGCTctgttattcacttagtattgtttgtttgaatcttcccattgatgcataggactgcaactggtcagtctattattggcatatgtgcatactatgcgtattgcctcgatattgccttaattcacaagcattataagcaaagattgcacaagcaagtggctatcaggactgagtagctgagtggataacgcgatggcgtttgaagcgaaaggtactgggttcgagtcccagagtgaatatcaacaagTCTGttatgtaggtacatccagctgacgagtcctaaataggacgaaacgcgtgtcctggattccactgctagtcactatccatttttgtttataaaggTTCTGTTATGTTGCATTTTTTtgggaaattaaaaaaattatttgttggGCGGTTGAAattagtcaacaggaaactctggacatTTGACACTTGTCAGTAACGAGTGCCTGCAATCTTACTGACTAAATAGCATtacattggtcactactcagtaaTCAATCACTTGTGAAAAATATGCATCGAAGAtatttttaaacttttatttacttttaacgGCAAAAGTTTTGCTTTTGTAACGTATTTACCATATACTGTATATAGTAGATAAGGTATTGTAGAATACTTGCATTTTGTATATTCTTATGTACTTGTCTCACATTCTACCCAAAAGATACAAGACATTTCAGTGTTTACAGAAAGTCTCGAAAACGCTTTCGTCGCCGTAAATATCGATCTACAATTGGTCGTTCAGTCAGTTATAATTACTGTAGAGCATGACACATATGTTCGTAAGCCCAAGTTGACATATCACATCGGCACGAGATGAAATTAACACAATGAATAGCAAAATATTTAATACAATTGTAGCAATAAGGAAAATGGGAAAGGATAAAAAGTGAGAATATAGTCTAAGAAGACGGAATATAAACGTATGGAACGTATGGAAGAATACTGGAGGGggataaatattgaatgtatTCACTCCACCGTAACCCATTCTGACCCATTTCATCCATAATGTGAATTACTTGTAAGAAAACCTATTCATTACAAGCCGTTTAGATAAATTTTACTGAAAATATTCAAATTCGGTCTGAAAACGAGTGGATCTGGACGGCTCCTATTGACTATAGCATTTTAAATGACATACACTTTGCATGTCGCTTAAGAACTGATGAATAGTTTGAAATTTGCTAAGAATTAAATTGCTATATTtaataattgtttttaaattaatactttaaaaaattaatgaacaagatcaaacaAGAAGCTGTACGTCTGTTTACTCAACTACATGAGGTTCAAAGTAGACGAGATCAGTTATTATCTGAAGAGGCATCAAAAACAGATCCTCAAATAGAACGTCAACGTTTATTGCAACAAGTTAAAAGTGATAATCAAGAAATTGCAGCTATTGATAAACAGTAAGGTTTGTTATTAATCACATAATCTTAAATAAGGTAAATACTGAGTGAGAACTATAACTGAAATTCGTAAAATGTTAGGTGATTGTGATAAACCAATAGGGAGTCCTTAGACTAAGTCATAGATGGTATTTACTTCTACAGTAAACTACTTCTGTAATTCTGTTAATGAAATTCACAGCAGATATATTTAGTACGTGATTATGCATTAATCAGTCTGCATTGAAGTGGATACTTTGATCTTAGAGTAATTCAGAGTtcgtaaataaaatgaatatctaAAGATAGAACGAGCAATGTGCAATAGCATTTCTTTTTTTGTGGTAAAACAAGACGATTATGcacaattatatttaaaatagacATAAACTTGTTCTTAAACATTTGTACAAATAGGATAAGTGCTTTTATCGTCAAATGAAACTGACATCAGACTGGCGTATGTCTTCCATAACACTGTTTATTTAACAAGTTAAGTTTAATTGATTATATTACATTTACTGACCGCTAGAATCCTACCAATAGTGGAAACTATAGCAAAGTATTTATCCTAATTTAAGTGATAAGTCAATACTATGTTATTTAAAGCAATGTGATTTTCTATTTCAATTACCAAGAAACTTAATCGTGGATTTCTCAGTCTACACACTTTATTTCAACAATTTCTTTTGTAGATTATGCAAAGAATTATCTTTCTATAAAAGTTGAAAGtgtaagtcaattaaagctagaccatcatggaaaacctggaatcactggacgaccgtttcgttctattgtgggactccttagcaatgcgcatccacgacctcacctcgcgagattcaaacccaggacctacttcGATATGAATTTTTTTTCCAAAGTTTAACCTACTAACTTGATAAGTATTGATTCGATCTCAATAGGGAGTCACAGTGGTTAAAATGTTGAGGATAAACCTTACTGAGAAGTATTTAACTAAAAAGAAAACTTAGGTTCAAGATATGTTACCAGTTTCCTTTAACCATTTGATACCGAGGCAATATTCAATACAATGTTGAGTGACTTAATCTAGTGGTCACCTTCCAACTTAATTGACATGATTTGAGAATGAAACTAGCATGATATTCCTTATTACATAATGATCAATTATTGTAACATGAAGCCCTCTTACTAGATGAAATCAGTATAATTTTAAGGAATGCGCTTTTCCTTTAATTTTACATTGTAGAACACATGAAATTCAAGAGAAAATCACCAGTAAAGAAGAGGAATTACATTTACTGGAACAACACTTAGATGAAAATTATAACGAAAGAAATCAAAAATATCGTGAATTAAAAAAACGTGAACAACAAATTGATGAATTCTTACAAACTTTTAATCATGCAAAggtaatttaattttgattgtaAAAATGAATCAGAATCAAATGAAAGTTGTTGAAAGTGACATTGATTTAATCTACCCTGAAAATAATCATCAATGTGTATTTAAAATCTTGAGAAAATTACTTATAACACACAATATTTGTCCTTATTTTTTGATGGCGTTTCTAGTAAACTGTACTGTGTACGTGTTCTTGAGTAAACTTTAACTCTGTGATACAGGTATATCCAGATAACGAGTCCGAAATTGGACATAATGTTTACCATAAAGTATACTGCTAACCATCATCTATATCTACTTAAAATACTTGTAAATTACTGGCATTATTGAGGCAATCCTTACAGAATGCAAGTATATCAATCAAAGACTGATCAGTTGTGTACTCCTAAACATCGATAGGAAGAtccaaataagaaaaaaaatgtatGAATTAAAATTGAACTTATTGTTTAAACATCTATTCACTTAACCCTTGAACATACTTTcctaaataaataactatattGTAGAGCTGGCATAGTTGTTTAATAAACTAAAGCAAAGTAAACTCTTGCTTGCCTCTTCTAATAAAATATAAGACAGGTTGagttttatttgataaataaaaagttaTAAATCAAGCCATATAATAAGTATTAATTAAATCAAGACTATCAATATATCTTGTTGATgataattcaataataaaataaatcagaTGTGAGTTTTTTGGAGAATGTatgaatttcaatagttgaaatcatgaatcaattgaagttagaccataaTAGAAAACGGCTATtgagtgcttccagattttccttgatagtctagattcaattgactcatgatttcaaccataaaacaaaataaattcttacaaaactttatagttgaagtcatgaatcaattgaagctagactaccatgaaaaacctggaagcactggacagccgtttcgtcctattgtgggactcctcagcagtgcgcatccacaatcctgcctcgcgagattcagacccaggacctatcagtctcgcttgcaagcgcttaaccactagaccactaagctggacaacatccaacggtgttaatgttcaacttcaaccaatccacgaaattgagcaaccattcaccattgtcttcagtgagttgatatctgttattgaatatttaacttcttttttctttttaattttttgttttgttttagtcCTTAGAATATTCtgaaattaatgaaatgaatctaaaaattattgaaattttaaatgaaatatcaaattcaatgaataaattaaatcaaattccatcaaatttggataaagatttattattatcaattgaaTTAATGAATCAATATGAAAAGGAAAATCATcaaattactactactaatactactaataatactactgataataaagAACAAGCTATTAAGAATTTAATAAACGAATACAAACGTTTAAATCAAGATTTATTGAAAGTTGATCATTTAGAAAATAAAGTTACACAAGTAAGACAAATAAAAGTTTcgcactattattattattataactattatcattacaattattttaattataggcaaagatggatagtgactagcagtggaatccaggacgcgtgtttcgtcctattcgagaaTCTTCAGCCGGAtcaacctgcatctcagagttgatgtttactctgagactGGAActcaatacctttcgcttcaaacgccatcgcgttatccactcagagtgaacatcaactatgagatgcgggtacatcaagctgacgagtcctaaatagaacgcATCATGTGttctcgattccactgctagccactatccatttttgcttataatgcttgtgaattaaggcaatatcgaggcaatacacacagtatgcacatatggccaataagagactgaccagttgcagtcctaacaaatcgatgggaagatacaaacaaacaatactaaatgaatttattattattattattactttttaacTCTGACCAATGAAAAGA is a window encoding:
- a CDS encoding putative spindle assembly checkpoint component MAD1 (Mitotic arrest deficient protein 1), which encodes MSAVRPGTASRLKSAQIQGKSGTACRVTDGAKTGARGRMLGGTTLNTMVCVEDRPITQQGLGGLKNPIRGPKRQIEDKSYFLGLLRGKINEINSEIGKITRQLVEKEEDNASFVQYEQTAEKLAYEIKELQGELGDYNTLVDKATLGDSITSLEMDLEDVRAANERAERNLEMLFEDRQRKESSLKSCELELKQEQEMSEIVIQEMVDTERERYFKLKDLNAHLLNQLNEGQMELERLNTRKAELEEELITSPIKQEAVRLFTQLHEVQSRRDQLLSEEASKTDPQIERQRLLQQVKSDNQEIAAIDKQTHEIQEKITSKEEELHLLEQHLDENYNERNQKYRELKKREQQIDEFLQTFNHAKSLEYSEINEMNLKIIEILNEISNSMNKLNQIPSNLDKDLLLSIELMNQYEKENHQITTTNTTNNTTDNKEQAIKNLINEYKRLNQDLLKVDHLENKVTQEMETVKNRISKMEEEIVIFSDLDKVRENETLKRQSVS